From a region of the Gordonia sp. PP30 genome:
- a CDS encoding helix-turn-helix domain-containing protein has protein sequence MTADEVEHWAARFALLSDPTRLALLIEMHALPDSSVSELAARVGITENAASQSLRALRDQGWALADRDGRTMRYRMRPDAVVHRILHDVVGVGHLPPMQ, from the coding sequence CTGACTGCCGACGAAGTGGAGCATTGGGCTGCGCGATTTGCACTCCTGAGTGATCCGACCCGGCTGGCCCTACTGATCGAGATGCACGCACTCCCTGACTCCTCGGTGTCGGAGTTGGCGGCTCGTGTCGGGATCACCGAGAACGCCGCCTCCCAGTCCCTTCGGGCGCTGCGTGATCAGGGATGGGCCCTGGCCGACCGGGACGGCCGCACCATGCGCTACCGCATGCGGCCCGACGCCGTGGTACATCGGATCCTGCACGATGTGGTCGGCGTCGGACATCTGCCGCCGATGCAGTGA
- a CDS encoding ABC transporter substrate-binding protein, translating into MAAALILTGCAGDTESRNDQLTLADAYDLGRYNPMLGYGSLGVSPIYESLLAPSASDDERIPDLVPVLAAQKPIKTAPRTWRVRLRDKIRFSDGTAFDSADVVATYAAMTDPAVAADISTQAGPVSEVTADGPDAVIVRMDTEADPSPYLLVGIVPSERVEKRPAAQWALNTSPVGTGPYRLDSLRPDQAVLVARDDYWRGKPTLRRVVYTAAPDDNSRAQRVAAGEIDGAGLPPRLAQSLRGRSGIDVVSVNSADWRGVSLPRGNAFAADPAARRAMNLGVDRAALVDGVLAGAGAPASTPISPAYGPAYEPRAQFGFESGAAARLLDESGWRAGRDGIRAKDGTAARFTLLYNADDTLRRDLAVAFAAAMKPIGIRVEPKGVSWDAIDTRLNDDAVMLGGGETPYSIDSQIYDALHTQVPGGSRYSNPGDFTAPGLDELLEQARRSAAGPANDTRYRRIQTLYAEQPSSVFLVFLRHTYAARSAGWTHAAPILEPHAHGVVWGPWWNLPSWHPSGS; encoded by the coding sequence ATGGCGGCGGCGCTCATCCTCACCGGTTGCGCCGGTGACACCGAAAGCCGCAACGACCAGCTGACTCTCGCCGATGCCTACGACCTTGGCCGGTACAACCCTATGCTCGGATACGGGTCGCTCGGCGTTTCGCCGATCTACGAATCATTGCTGGCACCGTCGGCGTCCGACGACGAGCGCATCCCGGACCTGGTTCCGGTACTCGCCGCGCAGAAGCCGATCAAGACCGCACCGCGTACATGGCGGGTGCGCCTGCGCGATAAGATCCGGTTCTCCGATGGCACGGCCTTCGACTCCGCCGATGTAGTGGCGACCTACGCGGCGATGACCGACCCGGCGGTCGCCGCGGACATCTCGACCCAGGCCGGACCCGTTTCCGAGGTGACGGCCGACGGCCCCGATGCGGTCATCGTGCGAATGGATACCGAGGCCGACCCTTCTCCCTACCTGCTGGTCGGCATCGTGCCCTCCGAACGCGTGGAGAAGCGACCCGCCGCGCAATGGGCGCTCAACACCTCGCCGGTCGGCACCGGGCCGTACCGGCTCGATTCACTGCGTCCAGATCAGGCCGTGCTCGTCGCCCGCGACGACTACTGGCGCGGTAAGCCGACGCTGCGCCGAGTGGTGTACACCGCTGCGCCGGATGACAATTCACGCGCACAACGCGTCGCGGCCGGGGAGATCGACGGCGCCGGCCTGCCACCCAGGCTCGCCCAGAGCTTGCGCGGGCGATCCGGCATCGACGTCGTCTCGGTCAACAGCGCGGACTGGCGCGGCGTGAGCCTTCCCCGCGGTAACGCCTTCGCCGCCGATCCTGCGGCGCGACGAGCGATGAACCTTGGCGTCGACCGCGCGGCCCTGGTCGACGGGGTTCTGGCTGGAGCCGGCGCCCCGGCGAGCACGCCCATCTCGCCGGCTTATGGGCCGGCCTACGAACCGCGCGCACAGTTCGGATTCGAGTCCGGGGCTGCCGCCAGGCTGCTCGATGAGTCGGGCTGGCGCGCCGGCCGCGACGGAATCCGGGCCAAGGACGGCACAGCGGCGCGCTTCACCCTGCTCTATAACGCCGACGACACGCTGCGCCGGGACCTCGCCGTCGCCTTCGCCGCGGCGATGAAGCCGATCGGGATCCGGGTAGAGCCCAAGGGCGTCAGCTGGGATGCCATCGATACTCGTCTCAACGACGACGCCGTGATGCTCGGCGGCGGCGAGACTCCGTACAGCATCGATTCGCAGATCTACGACGCGCTGCACACCCAGGTGCCCGGCGGCTCGCGATACTCCAACCCGGGAGATTTCACCGCTCCCGGGCTCGATGAGCTCCTGGAGCAGGCACGCCGGAGCGCCGCCGGCCCGGCAAACGATACCCGCTACCGGCGTATTCAAACCCTGTACGCCGAGCAGCCGTCTTCGGTCTTCCTGGTCTTTCTGCGGCACACCTACGCCGCCCGCAGCGCGGGTTGGACCCACGCTGCACCGATACTCGAGCCGCACGCGCACGGAGTCGTCTGGGGACCGTGGTGGAACCTGCCGTCCTGGCACCCGAGCGGATCATGA
- a CDS encoding ABC transporter permease, which yields MTTPSVRSAPALSGPFDTEETTAAAVAPPRSRFWRARRTGWLLARRTLLAIPSVVAISFAIFAVAAASPFDPLTAYLGGRYQNATVAQREMMTAAYHTDQSWVAAWWQWWVDLFHGRLGFSSTQSQPVTTVLAERLPFTFSMALISLLLAAAISLVLGAVIGMRRGGLLDRGCSALAALAASTPPFVVSLVLVVVFAVTLGWFPTSGARAPGDEYTAIGLIAHGVLPTIALTVSMIPWMLLTMRAAVVEATGSDAVFAARARGVDKQTLLLGHIAPMSALPTVALIGTRLPELLAGAAIVEAVFGWPGLAQALVESAVALDFPLLAALAVGSAVLVLAGSALSDAAAVWLDPRIEMTA from the coding sequence ATGACAACCCCGTCCGTCCGGTCCGCACCCGCACTCAGCGGTCCGTTCGACACCGAGGAGACCACAGCCGCCGCTGTAGCGCCTCCGCGCAGCCGCTTCTGGCGGGCGCGGCGAACGGGCTGGTTACTTGCGCGCCGCACACTCCTCGCGATCCCCTCCGTTGTCGCTATTTCTTTCGCGATCTTCGCGGTGGCCGCGGCGTCGCCTTTCGATCCGCTCACCGCGTACCTGGGCGGTCGCTACCAGAACGCCACCGTGGCGCAGCGGGAAATGATGACCGCGGCCTACCACACGGATCAGAGCTGGGTCGCCGCCTGGTGGCAGTGGTGGGTCGACCTGTTCCACGGCCGGCTGGGGTTCTCCTCGACGCAGTCGCAGCCGGTCACCACCGTGCTCGCCGAACGACTGCCGTTCACCTTCTCCATGGCGCTGATCTCCCTCCTGCTCGCCGCTGCGATCTCCCTGGTGCTCGGCGCGGTGATCGGGATGCGCCGCGGCGGACTCCTCGACCGCGGCTGCTCAGCACTCGCCGCGCTGGCGGCCTCGACCCCGCCATTCGTCGTGTCACTGGTTCTAGTGGTCGTCTTCGCGGTGACACTCGGATGGTTTCCAACCTCGGGCGCCCGAGCGCCAGGCGACGAGTACACCGCGATCGGGCTGATCGCCCACGGTGTGCTGCCGACCATCGCGCTCACCGTGTCGATGATCCCGTGGATGCTCCTGACGATGCGGGCCGCTGTGGTCGAGGCCACGGGCTCGGACGCAGTGTTCGCCGCGCGCGCCCGGGGCGTTGACAAGCAGACCCTGCTGCTAGGTCACATCGCGCCGATGTCGGCGCTCCCCACCGTGGCACTGATCGGCACCCGGCTGCCCGAGCTGCTTGCCGGCGCAGCCATTGTGGAGGCCGTCTTCGGCTGGCCGGGGCTAGCTCAGGCACTCGTCGAGTCCGCGGTCGCTCTCGACTTCCCGCTCCTGGCCGCCTTAGCCGTCGGCTCGGCCGTGCTGGTCTTGGCCGGATCGGCATTGTCCGACGCGGCCGCAGTGTGGCTCGATCCCCGAATCGAGATGACCGCATGA
- a CDS encoding ABC transporter permease, whose protein sequence is MLTLIAVVLLTVIVPAAAGDQAPDFARALLPPGNGGLAGTDHSGYDLAIRTAEGLRISLLIAAACAVLSTAIGLIVGLSAATIGGWFDALSMRLVDGVNALPHLVVGLVIAAMWRGAPLAIIASIALTHWPAVARVVRAELLGSRSAGWIESARLAGAGRYFVARHHLLPAVTGQALVAMIVLLPHAIWHETVLSFLGVGLSPDRASLGTLLGDARGDVLTGAWWTLVVPGLALIVTALAVTRAVFVLRRVSAPPVGRVW, encoded by the coding sequence GTGCTGACGCTGATCGCGGTTGTCCTACTGACCGTAATCGTGCCCGCAGCCGCCGGCGACCAGGCACCCGACTTCGCCCGGGCGCTGCTGCCTCCGGGCAACGGCGGATTGGCGGGCACCGACCACTCCGGCTACGACCTCGCCATACGCACCGCGGAAGGCCTGCGCATCTCATTGCTCATCGCCGCGGCATGTGCCGTGCTCTCCACGGCGATCGGGCTGATCGTCGGCCTCTCTGCGGCGACGATCGGCGGCTGGTTCGACGCACTGTCCATGCGCCTGGTCGACGGCGTCAACGCCCTTCCGCACCTGGTGGTCGGCCTCGTGATCGCCGCGATGTGGCGCGGTGCGCCGCTGGCGATCATCGCCTCCATCGCGCTCACGCACTGGCCCGCCGTGGCCCGCGTGGTCCGCGCCGAGTTGCTCGGCTCGAGGTCGGCGGGGTGGATCGAGTCGGCACGATTAGCGGGCGCCGGACGCTATTTCGTGGCCCGGCATCATCTCTTGCCCGCCGTCACCGGGCAGGCGCTCGTCGCCATGATCGTCCTGTTACCGCACGCCATCTGGCACGAGACCGTCCTGTCGTTCCTCGGCGTGGGGCTGTCCCCGGACCGCGCGAGCCTGGGCACTCTGCTCGGTGACGCCCGCGGCGATGTGCTCACTGGCGCCTGGTGGACTCTGGTGGTTCCCGGACTGGCACTTATCGTGACTGCGCTGGCGGTGACCCGGGCGGTCTTCGTCCTTCGCCGCGTCAGTGCCCCTCCCGTCGGGCGGGTCTGGTGA
- a CDS encoding ATP-binding cassette domain-containing protein, whose protein sequence is MSSLTVDIATSAHRRSPRVRVLDTMSLAVCTGEVTVLVGESGCGKSMVAAALCGLLPPGCTVTGSVRIDQTTLTHDDPAWDRLRGRVVGLVPQSSSTSFTPVRTVRSQLREVVSVLDGPGSFEQLCDLVRLPRGALDLYPHELSGGMAQRAAIAAAIAGNPAVVVADEPTSALDPELAHTVWELLARLARRGTAVLAITHDLDSLRRAGIDPAVAVMRHGRLLNQTRAGHFLADPPAAPSPTPDTEECDDEVYLRAFFSEVH, encoded by the coding sequence GTGAGTTCACTGACTGTCGACATCGCGACCAGCGCGCACCGGCGCTCCCCGCGGGTCCGCGTCCTGGACACGATGAGCCTGGCCGTGTGCACAGGCGAGGTCACCGTCTTGGTCGGCGAGTCCGGGTGCGGAAAGTCGATGGTGGCAGCCGCGCTGTGCGGCCTGCTCCCCCCGGGCTGCACCGTCACCGGCAGCGTTCGTATCGACCAGACCACGCTGACGCACGACGATCCGGCATGGGACCGCCTCCGCGGCCGCGTGGTCGGCCTGGTTCCGCAGTCCTCGTCAACGTCGTTCACCCCGGTACGCACGGTGCGATCTCAACTACGCGAAGTGGTTTCCGTGCTCGACGGACCGGGGTCTTTCGAGCAACTGTGCGATCTGGTGCGGTTGCCGCGCGGCGCCCTCGATCTGTACCCGCACGAGTTGTCCGGCGGAATGGCTCAGCGAGCGGCGATCGCCGCCGCGATCGCCGGCAACCCTGCGGTGGTGGTCGCCGACGAACCGACGTCCGCGCTGGACCCTGAACTCGCCCACACCGTCTGGGAGTTACTGGCCCGGCTCGCCCGTCGCGGCACCGCAGTCCTGGCCATCACGCACGATCTCGACTCGCTTCGGCGGGCCGGAATCGACCCCGCGGTGGCGGTGATGCGCCACGGCCGGCTGCTGAATCAGACCCGCGCGGGCCATTTCCTCGCCGATCCGCCGGCCGCGCCGAGCCCGACACCGGACACCGAAGAGTGCGACGACGAGGTCTATCTGCGCGCATTCTTCAGCGAGGTGCACTGA
- a CDS encoding ATP-binding cassette domain-containing protein, whose amino-acid sequence MAEGIRGAGIGVAFAGRTVLADIDCTVVPGAMTGILGPSGSGKTTLLRTLAGLQPISRGSLTYDGSPSPAPASIALLAQSPRQACNPRWTVREIIAEPARVARTPPPEIAEIAARVGLSTGLLDRYPGQLSDGQLQRACVARVLVQEPSYLLCDEPTAMLDPVATRAIIGLIDGLVDAGVGAALVSHDHRLVRARCASVLITS is encoded by the coding sequence ATGGCCGAAGGTATCAGGGGCGCCGGTATCGGTGTGGCTTTCGCGGGCCGCACCGTACTCGCGGACATCGACTGCACGGTTGTCCCGGGCGCCATGACCGGCATCCTCGGCCCGTCCGGAAGCGGCAAGACCACGCTCCTGCGGACACTCGCCGGCCTACAACCGATCAGTCGCGGATCGCTCACCTACGACGGCTCCCCCTCCCCCGCGCCGGCGTCGATCGCGCTCTTGGCCCAGTCACCACGCCAGGCGTGCAATCCACGCTGGACGGTCCGCGAGATCATCGCCGAACCCGCGCGGGTCGCCCGGACGCCGCCCCCGGAGATCGCCGAAATCGCCGCCCGGGTCGGTCTGTCCACGGGCCTGCTAGACCGGTACCCGGGGCAGCTGAGCGACGGGCAATTGCAGCGCGCCTGCGTGGCACGGGTGTTGGTCCAAGAGCCGTCATACCTGCTGTGCGACGAGCCCACCGCCATGCTCGACCCGGTCGCGACGCGCGCGATCATCGGGCTGATCGACGGGCTGGTCGATGCGGGAGTCGGGGCTGCGCTGGTCTCGCATGATCACCGGCTCGTGCGGGCGCGATGTGCTTCCGTCCTGATCACCAGCTGA
- a CDS encoding bifunctional [glutamine synthetase] adenylyltransferase/[glutamine synthetase]-adenylyl-L-tyrosine phosphorylase: protein MGGRSAVPSPGRLGLLEATARADLDTLGWYDEASVGVLWALSRAADADLALKALVRFRQAADAADWAEIDELIRTDKTFRGRLFAVFGASDALGDHLVAEPGVWRHLLPRDLPTAEQARTEMLASVGAEPEPDQTAGSLLFRAEVTGPQAIGRLRVAYRNLLLRLAAQDLAATVEDEPVLYLPQVGGHLADFADAALTAALAVAIREVLGDKPLTTRLAVIAMGKCGARELNYVSDVDVVFVAEPADTTSARLAGEMMRVGSLAFFEVDAALRPEGKRGAMTRTLESHLAYYQRWAKTWEFQALLKARPMTGDMALGADYAAATGPMVWSAAERDDFVTDVQAMRRRVESLVPDTEKERNLKLGRGGLRDVEFAVQLMQMVHGRADESLHVRSTLEAIGVLTRKAYMGRTDGANLHASYEFLRLLEHRLQLQRLSRTHLLPDPADDAAMRWLARAAHIRPERSLVAAEVLRRDLRQQRTRVRQLHEKLFYRPLLEAVTRFDKDSLYLHNKSAERQLAALGYAQPERALAHIKALGSAPGRRGQVQMLILPSLLQHISDTPDPDAGLLNYRRLCDELIGADWFLRLLRDDGVVAERLMHVLGTSEYIADLLMRSPDVIQLYSTGATGPKLCEVTSEDVVKGLIASMRRHSDPRKAIAVARSHRRAELARIASADLLGLMDVQEVCRALSTVWAAVIDAALEKVMAATAAETGAPAPARMAVIGMGRLGGGELGYGSDADVLFVCDPVAGADETVALRWAQNVADSVRSLLGTPSADPPLEVDVGLRPEGKNGPIVRTLASYRAYYHQWAQAWEVQALLRAHACAGDPGLGLEFLHMIDEIRYPDGGVSPEAVREIRRIKARVDAERLPRGADPMTHTKLGRGGLADVEWTVQLMQLRYAHRYPALHRTSTVETLDAIGEAGLIPEDQVAMLKDAWLTATRARNALVLVRGKPVDQLPGPGRELRAIAYAAGWPQDEAAEFLEHYLRVTRRAKGVVTEVFGA, encoded by the coding sequence ATGGGTGGACGGTCGGCGGTACCGAGTCCCGGTCGGCTCGGGCTCCTGGAGGCCACCGCCCGGGCGGACCTGGACACTCTCGGCTGGTACGACGAGGCCTCCGTCGGTGTGCTGTGGGCGCTCTCCCGCGCCGCCGACGCCGATCTGGCGCTGAAAGCGCTGGTGCGGTTCCGGCAGGCCGCCGATGCCGCGGACTGGGCCGAGATCGACGAGCTGATCCGCACCGACAAGACCTTCCGCGGGCGCCTGTTCGCCGTCTTCGGCGCGTCCGACGCCCTCGGCGATCACCTGGTGGCCGAACCCGGCGTCTGGCGGCACCTGCTGCCCCGGGACCTGCCGACGGCGGAGCAGGCGCGGACGGAGATGCTGGCCTCGGTCGGCGCCGAGCCGGAGCCGGATCAGACCGCGGGGAGCCTGCTGTTCCGGGCCGAGGTGACCGGCCCGCAGGCGATCGGCCGGCTGCGCGTGGCGTACCGGAATCTGCTGCTGCGGCTGGCCGCCCAGGACCTGGCGGCGACCGTCGAGGACGAGCCGGTGCTCTACCTGCCGCAGGTGGGCGGGCACCTGGCCGACTTCGCCGACGCGGCGCTGACCGCGGCGCTCGCGGTCGCGATCCGGGAGGTGCTCGGCGACAAACCGCTGACCACGCGCTTGGCGGTGATCGCGATGGGCAAGTGCGGGGCGCGCGAACTCAACTACGTCAGCGACGTCGACGTCGTCTTCGTCGCGGAACCGGCCGACACCACCTCGGCCCGCCTCGCCGGCGAGATGATGCGGGTCGGCTCGCTCGCCTTCTTCGAGGTCGATGCCGCCCTGCGGCCCGAAGGCAAGCGCGGGGCGATGACGCGCACGCTGGAGTCGCACCTCGCGTACTACCAGCGGTGGGCCAAGACCTGGGAGTTCCAGGCGCTCCTCAAGGCACGGCCGATGACCGGCGACATGGCGCTGGGCGCCGACTACGCCGCGGCGACCGGACCGATGGTCTGGTCGGCGGCCGAGCGCGACGACTTCGTGACCGACGTGCAGGCCATGCGCCGCCGGGTCGAGTCGCTGGTGCCCGACACCGAGAAGGAGCGGAACCTCAAGCTCGGCCGCGGTGGCCTGCGCGACGTGGAATTCGCGGTGCAGCTGATGCAGATGGTGCACGGCCGCGCCGACGAGTCGCTGCACGTGCGGTCGACCCTGGAAGCGATCGGCGTGCTCACCCGCAAGGCGTACATGGGCCGCACCGACGGCGCGAACCTGCACGCCTCCTACGAGTTCCTCCGCCTGCTGGAACACCGGCTGCAACTGCAGCGGCTCTCGCGCACGCATCTGCTGCCCGATCCGGCCGACGACGCGGCGATGCGCTGGCTGGCGCGGGCCGCGCACATCCGGCCGGAGCGATCGCTGGTGGCCGCCGAGGTGCTGCGGCGCGACCTGCGGCAGCAGCGGACACGGGTGCGCCAGCTGCACGAGAAGCTGTTCTACCGGCCGCTGCTGGAGGCGGTGACCCGCTTCGACAAGGACTCGCTGTACCTGCACAACAAATCGGCCGAACGGCAGCTGGCCGCCCTCGGCTACGCCCAGCCCGAACGCGCCCTGGCGCACATCAAGGCGCTCGGCTCGGCCCCGGGCCGACGCGGCCAGGTGCAGATGCTCATCCTGCCGAGCCTGCTGCAGCACATCAGCGACACGCCCGACCCGGACGCCGGCCTGCTCAACTACCGGCGCCTGTGCGACGAGCTGATCGGCGCCGACTGGTTCCTGCGCCTGCTGCGCGACGACGGCGTCGTCGCCGAACGCCTGATGCACGTGCTGGGCACCTCCGAGTACATCGCCGACCTGCTGATGCGCTCACCCGACGTGATCCAGCTGTATTCGACGGGCGCTACCGGGCCGAAGCTGTGCGAGGTGACCTCGGAGGACGTCGTCAAGGGCCTGATCGCCTCGATGCGGCGGCACTCCGATCCGCGCAAGGCGATCGCCGTGGCGCGCTCGCATCGTCGTGCCGAACTGGCGCGCATCGCTTCGGCCGACCTGCTCGGCCTGATGGACGTCCAGGAGGTGTGCCGGGCGCTGTCGACGGTGTGGGCGGCGGTGATCGACGCCGCGCTGGAGAAGGTGATGGCCGCGACCGCCGCGGAGACCGGCGCCCCCGCACCGGCCCGGATGGCGGTGATCGGAATGGGCCGCCTCGGCGGCGGTGAACTCGGCTACGGGTCGGACGCCGACGTGCTGTTCGTCTGCGATCCGGTGGCGGGCGCCGACGAGACGGTCGCGCTGCGCTGGGCGCAGAACGTCGCCGACAGCGTGCGCTCGCTCCTCGGTACACCGAGCGCCGATCCGCCGCTCGAGGTGGACGTGGGGCTGCGGCCGGAGGGCAAGAACGGGCCGATCGTGCGCACCCTGGCGTCGTACCGGGCCTACTACCACCAGTGGGCGCAGGCGTGGGAGGTGCAGGCGCTGCTGCGGGCGCACGCCTGCGCCGGCGATCCCGGCCTGGGTCTGGAATTCCTGCACATGATCGACGAGATCCGGTACCCGGACGGCGGGGTGTCGCCGGAGGCGGTGCGCGAGATCCGGCGGATCAAGGCGCGGGTCGACGCCGAGCGGCTGCCGCGCGGCGCCGACCCGATGACGCACACCAAGCTCGGGCGCGGCGGCCTGGCCGACGTCGAGTGGACCGTGCAGCTGATGCAGCTGCGCTACGCCCACCGTTATCCCGCGCTGCACCGCACGTCGACCGTGGAGACGCTCGACGCGATCGGGGAGGCGGGGCTGATCCCGGAGGATCAGGTCGCCATGCTCAAGGACGCGTGGCTGACGGCGACACGGGCGCGCAACGCCCTGGTCCTGGTGCGCGGCAAACCCGTCGACCAGCTGCCGGGACCGGGCCGGGAACTCCGGGCCATCGCCTACGCGGCCGGCTGGCCGCAGGACGAGGCCGCGGAGTTCCTGGAGCACTACCTGCGGGTCACCCGGCGAGCCAAGGGCGTGGTGACCGAGGTGTTCGGGGCGTGA
- the glnA gene encoding type I glutamate--ammonia ligase gives MDRQQEFVLRTLEERDIRFVRLWFTDILGYLKSVAIAPAELEGAFAEGIGFDGSSIEGFSRVFEADMVAKPDPSTFQVLPWESDGRNYSARMFCDIAMPDGTAAWADPRHVLRRQLSRAAEAGFTCYVHPEIEFYLLKDMPGDGSVPVPADNGGYFDQTTHDAAPNFRRHAIEALESMGISVEFSHHEGGPGQQEIDLRYADALSMADNVMTFRYLVKEVAIGDGVRATFMPKPFSDHPGSAMHTHMSLFEGESNAFHNPDDPMQLSATGKQFIAGILTHANEISAVTNQWVNSYRRLVHGGEAPTAATWGRANRSAMVRLPLYTPNKSSSRRVEIRTPDSACNPYLTFAVLLAAGLRGISEGYELPEEAEDNVWALTPAERRAMGYRELPNSLSEALHQMERSELVAEALGEHVFDYFLRNKWREWSDYRGQVTPFELQHYLPL, from the coding sequence ATGGATCGCCAACAGGAATTCGTGCTGCGCACTCTGGAGGAGCGGGACATCCGCTTCGTACGGCTGTGGTTCACCGACATCCTGGGCTATCTCAAATCCGTGGCGATCGCGCCGGCCGAGTTGGAGGGGGCGTTCGCCGAGGGCATCGGGTTCGACGGCTCGTCGATCGAGGGCTTCTCCCGCGTCTTCGAGGCCGACATGGTGGCCAAGCCGGATCCGTCGACCTTCCAGGTGCTGCCGTGGGAGAGCGACGGCCGGAACTACTCCGCTCGCATGTTCTGCGACATCGCGATGCCCGACGGCACCGCCGCCTGGGCCGACCCGCGGCACGTGCTGCGCCGCCAGCTCAGCCGGGCCGCCGAGGCCGGGTTCACCTGCTATGTGCACCCGGAGATCGAGTTCTACCTGCTCAAGGACATGCCGGGCGACGGCAGCGTGCCGGTCCCGGCCGACAACGGCGGCTACTTCGATCAGACGACGCACGACGCCGCCCCGAACTTCCGCCGCCACGCCATCGAGGCGCTCGAATCGATGGGCATCTCGGTGGAGTTCAGCCACCACGAGGGTGGCCCCGGCCAGCAGGAGATCGACCTGCGCTACGCCGATGCGCTGTCCATGGCCGACAACGTGATGACCTTCCGTTACCTGGTCAAGGAGGTGGCGATCGGCGACGGCGTGCGCGCCACGTTCATGCCCAAGCCGTTCAGCGATCACCCCGGTTCGGCGATGCACACGCACATGAGCCTGTTCGAGGGCGAGTCGAACGCCTTCCACAACCCGGACGACCCGATGCAGCTCTCGGCCACCGGCAAACAGTTCATCGCCGGCATCCTCACGCACGCCAACGAGATCAGCGCGGTGACCAACCAGTGGGTCAACAGCTACCGGCGGCTGGTGCACGGCGGCGAGGCGCCGACCGCGGCGACGTGGGGGCGGGCCAACCGCTCGGCGATGGTGCGCCTGCCGCTGTACACGCCGAACAAGTCGTCGTCGCGGCGGGTCGAGATCCGGACCCCCGATTCGGCCTGCAACCCGTACCTGACCTTCGCGGTGCTGCTCGCGGCCGGTCTGCGCGGCATCTCCGAGGGCTACGAGCTGCCCGAGGAGGCCGAGGACAACGTGTGGGCGCTGACCCCCGCGGAGCGGCGTGCCATGGGCTACCGCGAACTGCCGAACTCGCTGTCGGAGGCCCTGCACCAGATGGAGCGGTCCGAGCTGGTGGCCGAGGCGCTCGGCGAGCACGTCTTCGACTACTTCCTCCGCAACAAGTGGCGTGAGTGGTCGGACTACCGCGGTCAGGTGACCCCGTTCGAGCTGCAGCACTACCTGCCGCTCTGA
- the panB gene encoding 3-methyl-2-oxobutanoate hydroxymethyltransferase — protein sequence MSDAAIYGSTDSPAPAAAPRRKTRLQHLAEWKAEGHKWPMLTAYDYSTARIFDDAEIPVLLIGDSAANVVYGYDTTVPISCDELIPLVRAVVRGAPHALVVADLPFGSYEVSPQQALESAIRFFKEGGAHAVKIEGGERIAPQIAALTAAGIPVMAHIGFTPQSVNNLGGYRVQGRGAGSDQLIADAIAVQEAGAFAVVMEMVPAELAGQITRKLTIPTVGIGAGHETDAQVLVWQDMAGYTHGRTAKFVKRYANVGDQLLDAARTYRDEVARSVFPAAEHEY from the coding sequence ATGTCGGATGCAGCCATCTACGGTTCCACAGACTCCCCCGCGCCGGCCGCCGCGCCGCGACGCAAGACCCGGCTTCAGCACCTCGCCGAATGGAAGGCGGAGGGCCACAAGTGGCCGATGCTGACCGCCTACGACTACTCCACCGCCCGGATCTTCGACGACGCCGAGATCCCCGTTCTTCTCATCGGCGATTCCGCCGCGAACGTCGTGTACGGCTACGACACCACCGTGCCGATCAGCTGCGACGAGCTGATCCCGCTGGTGCGCGCCGTGGTCCGCGGCGCCCCGCACGCGCTGGTGGTGGCCGACCTGCCGTTCGGCAGCTACGAGGTGAGCCCCCAGCAGGCCCTCGAGTCGGCCATCCGGTTCTTCAAGGAGGGCGGCGCCCACGCGGTCAAGATCGAGGGCGGCGAGCGGATCGCCCCGCAGATCGCGGCGCTCACCGCCGCCGGCATCCCGGTGATGGCCCACATCGGCTTCACCCCGCAGAGCGTCAACAACCTGGGCGGCTACCGCGTGCAGGGCCGCGGCGCGGGCTCCGATCAGCTGATCGCCGACGCCATCGCCGTGCAGGAGGCCGGCGCGTTCGCCGTCGTCATGGAGATGGTCCCGGCCGAGCTGGCCGGCCAGATCACCCGCAAGCTCACCATCCCGACCGTCGGCATCGGCGCCGGCCACGAGACCGATGCCCAGGTGCTGGTGTGGCAGGACATGGCGGGCTACACGCACGGCCGGACCGCGAAGTTCGTCAAGCGCTACGCGAACGTCGGCGACCAGTTGCTCGACGCCGCCCGCACCTATCGCGACGAGGTGGCCCGGTCGGTGTTCCCGGCCGCCGAGCACGAGTACTGA